In a genomic window of Thermoprotei archaeon:
- a CDS encoding endonuclease V: MSKIDYEKAIYAQRLLSHMVKVEHLEINRNSIIGGVDVSYSGDSGIAAYVSMQYGSIEPSEIKYARVSKLPPYIPGLLYLREVPVISKIFHQINRKPDVLLVNGHGLAHPRKMGLASYIGVIFNIPTIGVARRLLYGQIDWSSDLPLIIVDNEPVGTVLTTESNNKIYISIGHRVTLNDAIKVVKENIFKLNLPAPIWYADKLSRKIAKKKNEEINSWI, from the coding sequence ATGAGTAAGATTGACTATGAAAAAGCAATATACGCACAACGTTTACTTTCTCATATGGTTAAAGTTGAGCATTTAGAAATCAATAGAAATAGTATCATAGGGGGCGTGGATGTTTCTTATTCTGGAGATAGTGGAATTGCGGCATATGTTAGTATGCAATATGGTTCTATTGAGCCTTCAGAGATTAAATATGCTAGAGTTAGCAAATTACCACCGTATATTCCAGGATTACTTTATTTAAGAGAAGTCCCGGTAATATCTAAAATATTTCATCAGATTAACAGAAAACCGGACGTCCTCCTTGTAAATGGACATGGTCTGGCGCATCCTAGAAAAATGGGATTAGCTAGTTACATCGGCGTAATTTTTAATATTCCCACAATAGGTGTAGCCAGGCGTCTTCTTTATGGACAAATTGATTGGTCCTCAGACCTGCCATTAATAATAGTTGATAATGAACCAGTAGGAACAGTATTAACTACAGAAAGTAATAATAAAATTTACATAAGTATAGGGCATAGAGTTACATTAAATGATGCCATCAAAGTTGTTAAAGAAAATATCTTTAAACTAAACCTGCCAGCTCCAATATGGTATGCCGATAAATTATCACGAAAGATAGCAAAGAAAAAGAACGAAGAAATCAATTCATGGATTTAG
- a CDS encoding malate dehydrogenase — MITIIGSGKVGSTTAAFLMMNEVDNEVLLIDIIEGLPQGEALDLNHAAAILGKSVVVKGSNKYEDMTGSDLVIVTAGLPRKPGMTREELAAKNAEIVSTVAEQIKKYAPNAITIITTNPLDAMVYVFYKKLKFPRSRVIGFSGILDSSRLAFYSSQVLGIAPRSIIPVVLGQHGENMYPVPELSMAYGKPLIELLTADQYTSVVTKTIQAGAEITNLRKFSSNWGPGAGLLVMCEAIKKDKKIALEASVYLDGEYGVKDVFAEVPIILGKNGVEKIIELKLNDEQKAKFLKSIEAIRNNLKQVPPQYLE; from the coding sequence ATGATAACAATAATTGGTTCCGGTAAAGTAGGTTCGACAACAGCAGCTTTTCTAATGATGAACGAGGTTGATAATGAAGTACTCCTTATAGATATTATAGAGGGGCTACCTCAGGGTGAAGCATTAGATCTCAATCATGCTGCTGCAATATTGGGTAAATCCGTAGTTGTTAAGGGTAGTAATAAATATGAGGATATGACTGGTAGTGATTTAGTTATAGTTACTGCTGGTCTTCCTAGAAAGCCTGGAATGACTAGAGAAGAGTTGGCTGCAAAAAATGCTGAAATCGTTTCAACAGTCGCTGAACAAATTAAAAAGTACGCTCCTAATGCCATAACGATTATTACAACAAATCCGTTAGATGCTATGGTCTATGTATTTTATAAGAAACTAAAATTCCCAAGGAGCAGGGTTATTGGATTTAGTGGAATATTAGATTCTAGCAGGTTAGCTTTCTATTCGTCTCAAGTATTAGGCATAGCACCACGCTCTATAATTCCAGTAGTTTTAGGACAACACGGAGAAAACATGTATCCAGTTCCAGAATTGTCTATGGCATATGGAAAACCATTAATCGAACTTTTAACAGCTGACCAATATACTTCTGTGGTCACTAAGACTATACAAGCTGGTGCTGAGATAACTAACTTAAGAAAATTCAGCAGTAACTGGGGACCTGGTGCAGGATTGCTAGTTATGTGCGAGGCCATTAAGAAAGATAAAAAGATTGCGCTTGAAGCTAGTGTTTATCTTGATGGAGAATATGGTGTGAAAGATGTTTTTGCTGAGGTTCCAATAATACTCGGAAAAAATGGTGTTGAAAAAATTATAGAATTAAAGCTAAACGATGAGCAGAAAGCTAAATTCTTGAAGAGTATAGAAGCCATCAGAAATAATCTTAAACAGGTCCCACCTCAGTATTTAGAATAA
- the cdd gene encoding cytidine deaminase — translation MDLVEIALNAVKNAYAPYSNFKVGAVVRTKQGSIYTGVNVENSSYGLTICAERVAIFKAVSEGDKEIEEVVIAVESEEPVAPCGACRQVIAEFNPHAKIIMVNNKGITRETTLDKLLPDIFKLKRK, via the coding sequence GTGGATCTTGTTGAGATTGCCTTGAATGCGGTGAAAAATGCATATGCACCATATTCTAATTTTAAAGTTGGTGCTGTAGTAAGAACAAAACAAGGGTCAATATATACTGGAGTAAATGTTGAAAATTCATCATATGGACTTACTATCTGTGCTGAGCGTGTAGCCATTTTTAAGGCTGTTAGTGAGGGTGATAAAGAAATTGAGGAAGTGGTAATAGCTGTTGAATCTGAAGAACCTGTAGCACCGTGTGGGGCATGTAGGCAAGTTATTGCAGAGTTTAATCCGCATGCTAAGATAATTATGGTAAATAATAAAGGAATAACAAGAGAGACAACTCTTGATAAATTACTTCCGGATATTTTTAAGCTTAAAAGAAAATAA
- a CDS encoding helix-turn-helix domain-containing protein, which produces MKEELLRPKDVAKIFNISVKTLWKWQRKGIIRAVKLPTGKLRYPKSEVDKLWKQLKAIEFQ; this is translated from the coding sequence ATGAAAGAAGAACTACTTAGACCAAAAGATGTTGCAAAGATATTCAACATCTCAGTTAAAACGCTTTGGAAGTGGCAGAGGAAAGGCATTATTAGAGCAGTTAAACTTCCAACTGGCAAGCTCCGATATCCCAAGAGCGAGGTGGATAAATTATGGAAGCAATTAAAAGCTATAGAATTCCAGTAG
- a CDS encoding MFS transporter, whose protein sequence is MKRNNENMHVNINSKKDSTNRNIPMMIKFNIELGKLFQGLNKNVIILILFLLILYFSSAFINLIYQLYFKSVGYSAFSIGILSTVMGLTVSVLLIPSGILADIFNRKIVITIGSFILCTGQVLIFVYMNYTIQLMAMFLIGLGSAFIVSAGGAFMTEILDEKFYDKGFSFLSSAQVLATTIAGIVGWLPVYFNKNLHYSEVDSYKISGLIMGIIGFTSLLFLFLIKEIKKTNPKSRLSLNLFKDDKNFIMKFAFINVIVGLGAGFSIPLFNYYLSVKFNVDSGPIGTLNAFASFTMIPLYIMMPHIRESFGYLRAIVLPQAFSIILLMLIPVSPNFIVASLFYISRQALMNIPNPLVSSFMMRNISQKSRATANAIINMSWSLPNSISIPLGGYIMDRYLDLPIYITSVFYMIYVILLNYFIKRYDQKI, encoded by the coding sequence ATGAAAAGAAATAATGAGAATATGCATGTGAATATAAATAGTAAAAAAGATAGTACGAATCGTAATATACCAATGATGATTAAGTTTAATATTGAATTGGGTAAACTATTCCAGGGATTAAACAAAAATGTAATAATATTAATTTTGTTTCTATTAATTCTTTATTTTTCTTCTGCTTTTATTAACCTAATATATCAACTCTATTTTAAAAGTGTAGGATACTCTGCTTTTTCTATCGGAATACTCAGTACTGTTATGGGCCTCACAGTATCAGTATTGCTTATCCCTAGTGGGATTCTTGCAGATATTTTCAATCGAAAAATAGTTATAACTATTGGAAGTTTCATATTATGCACGGGGCAAGTTCTCATCTTTGTTTATATGAACTATACTATACAACTGATGGCAATGTTTCTTATCGGATTAGGTTCTGCATTCATTGTTTCTGCAGGTGGAGCATTTATGACTGAGATTCTAGATGAAAAGTTTTACGATAAGGGATTTAGCTTTCTATCAAGTGCTCAAGTACTGGCAACTACTATTGCTGGAATAGTGGGCTGGCTTCCCGTATATTTTAATAAAAACCTCCACTATTCTGAAGTCGATTCTTATAAAATTTCAGGACTAATTATGGGCATCATTGGATTTACGTCACTCTTATTTCTATTTTTAATAAAGGAAATAAAGAAAACTAACCCAAAATCTAGATTAAGTTTAAATTTGTTCAAGGATGACAAAAATTTTATAATGAAATTTGCTTTCATCAATGTTATCGTTGGATTGGGCGCTGGATTCTCTATTCCGCTGTTTAATTATTATTTAAGTGTTAAATTTAATGTTGATTCTGGGCCAATCGGAACATTGAATGCTTTTGCAAGTTTTACAATGATACCGTTATATATAATGATGCCACATATACGTGAATCATTTGGATATCTTCGTGCAATTGTATTGCCTCAGGCATTCTCAATTATATTGCTTATGTTAATACCAGTCTCTCCTAATTTCATAGTTGCATCTTTATTTTATATATCAAGACAAGCACTGATGAATATCCCTAACCCTTTAGTTTCATCTTTTATGATGAGAAATATAAGTCAAAAATCGCGGGCCACCGCTAATGCGATAATCAATATGTCCTGGAGTCTACCAAATTCGATAAGCATACCACTAGGTGGTTACATTATGGATAGATACCTGGATTTACCAATTTACATTACTTCAGTTTTTTATATGATCTATGTGATATTGCTCAACTACTTCATTAAAAGATATGATCAAAAGATATAA
- a CDS encoding transposase, giving the protein MLEYKLKWLNLPTKYVNPANSSKTCPVCSGSMASYLGRMMKCEECGLTMDRDIIAVLNLQMRGIGFTPRALNELIEGEGLSRNKSNNSPCIPT; this is encoded by the coding sequence ATGCTTGAATACAAGCTTAAATGGCTTAATTTACCAACAAAATACGTTAACCCAGCCAACTCATCTAAAACCTGCCCAGTCTGCTCAGGAAGTATGGCTTCCTATCTGGGCAGGATGATGAAATGCGAAGAATGCGGGTTAACAATGGATAGAGATATCATAGCAGTGTTGAACCTTCAGATGCGGGGAATTGGGTTCACCCCGAGAGCCCTCAACGAATTAATCGAGGGAGAAGGGTTAAGTAGGAATAAAAGCAACAATTCACCATGCATTCCTACTTAA